The Flaviramulus sp. BrNp1-15 genome has a window encoding:
- the rpmF gene encoding 50S ribosomal protein L32: protein MAHPKRKISKTRRDKRRTHYKATAPQIATCPTTGEAHLYHRAHWHEGKLYYRGQVLIDNSEVENVA from the coding sequence ATGGCACATCCTAAAAGAAAAATCTCAAAAACAAGAAGAGATAAGAGAAGAACTCATTATAAAGCAACTGCGCCACAGATTGCTACATGCCCAACTACAGGTGAAGCACATTTATATCACAGAGCGCATTGGCATGAAGGAAAACTTTATTACAGAGGTCAAGTTTTAATTGACAACTCAGAAGTAGAAAACGTTGCATAA
- a CDS encoding DUF177 domain-containing protein, whose protein sequence is MKPLKEFTIPFVGLKIGKHHFEYKVEKAFFEHFEYEDFKDVDINVNVELEKKTTLLELHFEISGWVNVNCDLTNEPYNQKIKDTFDLVVKFGEEYNDENIDILIVPHGTYEINIQQYIYELIILAVPAKRIHPGVKDGTLDSDILKKLEELSPRLEKNKEKEEEIDPRWNTLKNLLTDK, encoded by the coding sequence ATGAAGCCATTGAAAGAGTTTACAATTCCTTTTGTGGGATTAAAGATAGGGAAGCATCATTTTGAGTATAAAGTTGAGAAAGCGTTCTTTGAACATTTTGAGTATGAAGATTTTAAAGATGTAGATATTAATGTTAATGTTGAATTAGAGAAAAAAACAACATTATTAGAATTACATTTTGAAATTTCTGGATGGGTTAATGTGAATTGTGACCTAACAAATGAACCATACAATCAAAAAATAAAAGACACATTTGATTTGGTTGTTAAGTTTGGAGAAGAGTATAATGATGAGAATATAGATATTCTTATTGTTCCTCACGGTACTTATGAAATTAATATTCAGCAGTATATTTATGAGTTAATTATACTAGCGGTACCAGCAAAACGAATTCATCCTGGTGTTAAAGATGGCACGTTAGATTCAGACATACTTAAAAAACTAGAAGAATTAAGCCCTAGGCTTGAAAAAAATAAAGAAAAAGAAGAGGAAATTGATCCTCGATGGAATACATTAAAGAATTTATTAACGGATAAATAA
- the pdxA gene encoding 4-hydroxythreonine-4-phosphate dehydrogenase PdxA: MKEAENIIVGISIGDLNGIGGEIILKTFEDDRMLEFCTPVVFASAKAMVFLKNHFNSEIKFHSINKIDELALGKFNVFNCWNEPVKIEFGKQDNKIGEYAIKSLQKATQALKNNEIDVLVTAPINKQNIQSETFKFPGHTDYLAQELEGDSLMFMVTDKLRVGLLTDHVPVKDVANHITAELIEKKVNTVYNSLKKDFNIQKPKIAVLGINPHTGDNGVIGREDDDVLRPALQKIKESGKLVFGPYAADSFFGSNNYQNFDAIIASYHDQGLIPFKTLSFGQGVNYTAGLNKVRTSPDHGTAYEIAGKGVADENSFKEAVFSAIKIFKNRSDYEFLTSNPLKKSPKKERR, translated from the coding sequence ATGAAGGAAGCAGAAAATATAATAGTTGGAATATCTATAGGTGATTTAAATGGTATAGGCGGAGAAATTATCTTAAAGACCTTTGAGGATGATAGAATGCTAGAGTTTTGTACTCCTGTAGTATTCGCTTCAGCTAAAGCAATGGTTTTTCTCAAGAATCATTTCAATTCTGAAATCAAGTTTCACTCAATAAATAAAATTGACGAATTGGCTTTAGGGAAATTCAATGTATTTAATTGTTGGAATGAACCAGTAAAAATTGAGTTTGGTAAACAGGATAATAAAATAGGTGAATACGCTATTAAGTCTTTGCAAAAAGCGACACAAGCTTTAAAGAATAATGAAATTGATGTATTAGTTACTGCACCAATAAACAAACAAAATATTCAATCTGAAACATTTAAATTCCCAGGACATACAGATTATTTGGCACAAGAGCTTGAAGGCGATAGTTTAATGTTTATGGTAACTGATAAATTAAGGGTTGGTCTACTAACAGATCACGTACCTGTTAAAGATGTGGCTAATCATATTACTGCTGAATTAATAGAGAAAAAAGTAAATACCGTTTATAATTCTCTAAAAAAAGATTTCAATATTCAAAAACCTAAAATTGCAGTTTTAGGTATAAATCCTCATACGGGAGATAATGGTGTAATAGGCCGTGAAGATGATGATGTTTTAAGACCTGCTCTTCAAAAGATTAAAGAGTCTGGAAAATTAGTCTTCGGACCTTATGCAGCCGATAGTTTTTTTGGCTCAAATAATTATCAAAATTTTGATGCTATTATTGCATCCTATCACGACCAAGGTTTAATACCTTTTAAAACGCTATCTTTTGGTCAAGGTGTTAATTATACAGCGGGTTTAAACAAAGTAAGAACTTCACCAGACCACGGAACAGCTTATGAAATTGCAGGAAAAGGAGTAGCAGATGAAAACTCTTTTAAAGAAGCTGTTTTTAGTGCAATAAAAATATTTAAAAACAGAAGCGATTATGAGTTTCTTACATCAAATCCTTTAAAAAAATCGCCCAAAAAAGAAAGGCGTTAA
- a CDS encoding riboflavin synthase has product MFTGIIEDLGIVTDLKKEFDNLHISIKSHITSELKIDQSVAHNGVCLTVVAINDDEYTVTAIKETLDKTNLRTLQINEEINLERAMKLGDRLDGHIVQGHVDQTASCTKIEELNGSWVFTFSYDSALNNMTIEKGSITINGTSLTVVNSKKDSFSVAIIPYTYEHTNFHSFKMGTIVNLEFDVLGKYVAKLLEMRK; this is encoded by the coding sequence ATGTTTACTGGAATTATTGAAGATCTTGGTATTGTAACTGATTTAAAAAAGGAATTTGATAATCTTCATATTTCTATTAAAAGCCACATAACTTCTGAATTAAAAATAGATCAAAGTGTTGCACATAATGGTGTTTGTTTAACCGTAGTTGCTATTAATGATGATGAATATACAGTAACAGCAATTAAAGAAACCTTGGACAAGACCAATCTTAGAACTTTACAAATTAATGAGGAAATAAATCTTGAACGAGCCATGAAACTTGGCGATAGGCTTGATGGACATATTGTACAGGGTCATGTAGACCAAACAGCATCTTGTACAAAAATTGAAGAATTAAATGGAAGTTGGGTATTTACATTTAGTTATGACTCTGCACTTAACAACATGACTATTGAAAAAGGGTCTATAACAATAAATGGTACAAGTTTAACTGTGGTTAATTCGAAAAAAGATTCTTTTAGTGTGGCTATTATTCCGTATACATACGAGCATACAAACTTTCATTCTTTTAAAATGGGCACAATTGTAAATTTAGAATTTGATGTTTTAGGAAAATACGTTGCTAAACTTCTAGAAATGAGAAAATAG
- a CDS encoding site-specific integrase yields the protein MAKAKFILKEPNSKIDTLVYLIYNYQYKRFKYSTGETINPKFWNKNVQRAKTTKQFKEHPEFNSRLDKIENGINNAFRKLLNDGVQPNNVRLKEVLENELSDNLLKPNQKTLFEFIEDYIEESKLNKTTGTIKVYKTTFKYLKEYSKKYKPINFENITLEFYNHYLNFLKSVHNLSANTVGKHIKTIKSFMNEATERGLNKNLEFRNKKFKTIREEADTVYLNIEELEKIEKLDLKASPRLERVRDLFLIGCYTGLRFSDFTQINPENIVSDNTVIQVRTKKTGQRVSIPLHKTVRTILKKYKNRLPKAYTNQTMNDYLKEVVSLAGIKELVETTITKGGKIEKKVLPKYKLVSTHTARRSFATNLYLAEVPSISIMKITGHKTERSFLQYIRVTQRENADKLLTHPFFN from the coding sequence ATGGCAAAGGCAAAATTTATACTCAAAGAACCTAATTCAAAGATAGACACTTTGGTATACTTAATTTATAATTATCAATACAAAAGGTTTAAATACTCAACAGGTGAAACCATAAATCCTAAGTTTTGGAATAAAAATGTCCAAAGAGCAAAAACAACAAAGCAATTTAAAGAACATCCCGAATTTAATTCTAGATTAGATAAAATTGAAAACGGTATTAATAACGCTTTTAGAAAATTATTAAATGATGGTGTTCAACCAAACAATGTTAGACTAAAAGAAGTTTTAGAAAACGAATTATCAGATAATTTATTAAAACCTAATCAAAAAACATTATTTGAATTTATTGAAGATTATATTGAAGAAAGCAAACTCAATAAAACAACGGGTACTATTAAAGTTTACAAAACAACATTTAAATACTTAAAAGAATACTCTAAAAAATACAAACCAATTAACTTTGAAAACATTACTCTTGAATTTTATAATCACTATCTAAATTTTCTAAAGTCAGTTCACAATTTATCAGCTAATACCGTTGGTAAACACATAAAAACAATCAAATCTTTTATGAATGAAGCAACTGAACGAGGTCTTAATAAAAACTTAGAATTTAGAAACAAAAAATTTAAAACTATTCGAGAAGAAGCCGACACTGTTTACTTAAACATTGAAGAATTAGAAAAAATTGAAAAGCTTGATTTAAAAGCTAGTCCAAGATTGGAACGAGTTAGAGATTTATTTTTAATAGGTTGTTATACTGGTTTGAGGTTTTCAGATTTCACACAAATTAACCCTGAAAATATTGTTTCAGATAACACAGTTATTCAAGTTAGAACGAAAAAAACAGGACAAAGAGTTTCCATCCCGTTACACAAAACCGTTAGAACTATTTTAAAAAAATACAAAAACAGATTACCAAAAGCGTACACCAATCAAACTATGAATGATTATCTAAAAGAGGTCGTTAGTCTGGCAGGAATAAAAGAACTTGTAGAAACAACAATTACAAAAGGTGGTAAGATTGAAAAAAAAGTGCTTCCAAAGTACAAGCTTGTTTCAACACATACTGCTAGACGAAGTTTTGCCACGAATTTATATTTAGCAGAAGTTCCTAGTATTTCAATAATGAAAATAACAGGACATAAAACAGAACGCTCTTTTCTACAATATATACGAGTAACACAAAGAGAAAACGCAGATAAATTATTAACCCACCCATTTTTTAACTAA
- a CDS encoding helix-turn-helix domain-containing protein, with protein MESIQINNFKIDDLELLLKPLIHEAVYQAVKEQLIPTTKPTPRLFSREKTADILCVSLPTLHEWTKEGIIDSYRIGGRVLYKEDDILRALSKTNFIPKKGGKSC; from the coding sequence ATGGAAAGCATCCAAATTAACAATTTCAAAATTGACGACTTAGAACTATTATTAAAACCTCTTATTCACGAAGCTGTTTATCAGGCAGTCAAAGAACAGCTAATCCCCACAACGAAACCAACACCCAGATTATTTTCTAGAGAAAAGACAGCAGACATTCTTTGTGTTTCATTACCAACTCTTCATGAATGGACTAAAGAGGGCATCATTGATTCTTACCGAATTGGTGGACGTGTTCTTTACAAAGAAGACGATATTCTTAGAGCCTTAAGCAAGACTAATTTTATACCAAAGAAAGGAGGTAAATCATGTTAA
- the mce gene encoding methylmalonyl-CoA epimerase: MNKIEHIGIAVKNLNDSNELFSKLFGKSQYKIEEVKSEGVNTSFFKVGENKIELLEATKEDSPIAKFIEKKGEGIHHIAFDVDDIEAEIKRLKKEGFKVLNETPKQGADNKLVAFLHPKSSNGVLIELCQEIKK; this comes from the coding sequence ATGAATAAAATTGAACATATTGGTATTGCGGTAAAAAACTTAAATGATTCTAACGAGTTGTTTTCTAAGTTGTTTGGTAAATCGCAATATAAAATAGAAGAAGTAAAAAGCGAGGGTGTTAATACATCTTTTTTTAAGGTTGGTGAAAATAAAATTGAACTACTTGAAGCTACAAAAGAAGATAGCCCAATAGCAAAATTTATAGAGAAAAAGGGAGAAGGTATTCATCACATAGCTTTTGATGTTGATGATATTGAAGCTGAAATTAAGCGACTTAAAAAAGAAGGCTTTAAAGTTTTAAACGAAACACCAAAACAAGGAGCAGATAATAAATTAGTCGCTTTTTTACATCCAAAATCTTCTAATGGTGTTTTAATAGAATTATGCCAAGAGATAAAGAAATAA
- the rbfA gene encoding 30S ribosome-binding factor RbfA produces the protein MEESQRQKKIGSVLQHDLVEVLQGAATQGGMRGVLISVSKVKVTVDLGVAKVYLSIFPNDKAAELLEGIKSNTPLIRHELAQRTKNQLRRMPNLEFFIDDSLEYIDKIDKSLKGGENPIKDPTILEKRKKS, from the coding sequence TTGGAAGAAAGTCAAAGACAAAAAAAAATAGGTTCGGTTTTACAACATGATTTGGTTGAAGTGCTACAAGGCGCTGCAACTCAAGGCGGTATGCGAGGTGTTTTAATATCAGTTTCTAAAGTTAAAGTTACTGTAGATTTAGGTGTTGCAAAAGTGTATTTAAGCATTTTTCCTAATGATAAAGCCGCAGAACTTCTTGAAGGGATAAAATCTAACACCCCTTTAATTAGACATGAATTGGCTCAACGCACTAAAAACCAATTAAGACGAATGCCTAATTTAGAATTTTTTATTGACGACTCTTTAGAGTATATCGATAAGATTGATAAATCTCTAAAAGGTGGTGAAAACCCAATAAAAGACCCAACTATTCTCGAAAAAAGAAAAAAATCATAA
- a CDS encoding ABC transporter permease, with translation MNVSLYIAKRYLRSKSSNNAINIITYIALIGVVLGAASLFIVLSGFAGLKDFTLQFSSVVDPDLKAEAAVGKSFILTEDNIAKLENIEEIASFSRIIEERVVIASDNKNTLATIKGVDANYKNIVKTDSIMEYGGWFDQKTNQIVVGWGISNSLSLGVLDFTKALNIYVPKAGKGQITSAKTAFNSVRAINTGIFYINENLNDTYVFAPIDLTKNLVNYKENQVSSIEFKLNEGVDETEAKTKIQNILGDKVIIKNRMQLNDALYKMLNTENLAVYLIFTLVLIIAFFNVVGSLIMMILDKKRSLNTLFNMGATLKDIRKVFFLQGSLMSIVGGVIGLIVALIIVVLQKQFNLVMITQSLPYPVTVKIENFFIVFFTISILGIVASKIASVRISKAMMQTQ, from the coding sequence ATGAATGTTTCACTCTACATAGCTAAACGTTATTTACGATCAAAAAGTAGTAATAATGCTATTAACATTATAACCTATATTGCTTTAATTGGTGTTGTTTTGGGGGCTGCTTCATTGTTTATTGTCCTTTCTGGTTTTGCTGGATTAAAAGATTTTACATTACAATTTTCTAGTGTTGTAGATCCTGATTTAAAAGCTGAAGCCGCTGTTGGAAAATCGTTTATTTTAACTGAAGACAACATCGCAAAATTAGAGAACATAGAAGAGATTGCTTCTTTTTCTAGAATTATTGAAGAACGTGTTGTTATTGCTTCTGATAATAAAAACACGCTGGCAACAATAAAAGGTGTTGATGCGAATTATAAAAATATTGTAAAAACCGATTCTATAATGGAATACGGCGGTTGGTTTGACCAAAAAACAAATCAAATTGTTGTGGGTTGGGGTATTTCAAACAGCTTATCGTTAGGTGTTTTAGATTTTACTAAAGCATTAAATATTTATGTTCCTAAAGCCGGAAAAGGTCAAATTACTTCAGCAAAAACTGCATTTAACTCAGTTAGGGCGATAAATACAGGTATATTCTACATTAATGAAAACCTAAACGATACATATGTTTTTGCCCCCATAGATTTAACAAAAAACCTTGTAAATTATAAGGAAAATCAAGTGTCTTCAATTGAATTTAAACTTAATGAAGGTGTTGATGAAACTGAAGCAAAAACTAAAATTCAAAATATATTAGGTGATAAGGTTATAATAAAAAACAGAATGCAGCTTAATGATGCTTTGTACAAAATGTTAAATACTGAAAATTTAGCGGTTTATTTAATATTTACACTGGTTTTAATCATAGCTTTCTTTAATGTTGTTGGCTCGTTGATTATGATGATATTAGACAAGAAGAGAAGCCTAAATACTTTGTTTAATATGGGAGCCACCTTAAAGGATATTCGAAAGGTTTTCTTTTTACAAGGAAGTTTAATGAGTATTGTTGGTGGTGTAATAGGTTTAATTGTGGCTTTAATAATTGTTGTACTTCAAAAACAATTCAATTTGGTTATGATAACCCAATCGCTTCCTTACCCGGTAACTGTAAAAATTGAAAACTTTTTTATTGTGTTTTTTACAATTTCTATTTTAGGTATTGTCGCATCAAAAATAGCTTCTGTTCGCATATCAAAAGCTATGATGCAAACCCAATAA
- the dusB gene encoding tRNA dihydrouridine synthase DusB, translated as MVKIDNIELPDFPLLLAPMEDVSDPPFRALCKEQGADVVYTEFVSSEGLIRNAAKSVMKLDIYEKERPVGIQIFGANLDSMLQTIDIVTASKPDIIDINFGCPVKKVVSKGAGAGILKDICLMEQLTAEMVKRTNLPITVKTRLGWDHNSIKIVEVAERLQDVGCKAISIHGRTRAQMYKGSADWKPIAEVKNNPRMHIPVFGNGDVDSPEKAMEMRDSYGLDGAMIGRASIGNPWFFKQVKHFFETGQHLAPITIQERVEAARRHLQMAIDWKGEILGVFETRRHYTNYFKGIPHFKEYRTKMVTSDKPEDVFSAFDEVLEKFGDYQFTL; from the coding sequence TTGGTAAAAATAGATAACATAGAACTTCCAGACTTTCCATTGCTTTTAGCACCAATGGAAGATGTTAGCGATCCGCCATTTCGTGCATTGTGTAAAGAACAAGGTGCAGACGTTGTGTATACCGAATTTGTGTCAAGCGAAGGCTTAATTCGTAATGCAGCAAAAAGCGTTATGAAGCTTGATATCTATGAAAAAGAACGACCTGTAGGCATACAGATATTTGGAGCAAATCTAGATAGTATGTTACAAACCATAGATATTGTTACAGCATCAAAACCAGATATTATAGATATTAATTTTGGTTGCCCTGTAAAAAAAGTAGTAAGTAAAGGCGCCGGAGCAGGTATTCTAAAAGACATATGCTTAATGGAACAACTTACTGCGGAAATGGTAAAACGAACCAATTTACCAATAACAGTGAAAACGCGTTTAGGTTGGGACCACAACTCCATAAAGATTGTAGAGGTTGCAGAGAGGTTGCAAGATGTAGGTTGTAAAGCCATTTCTATTCACGGTAGAACACGTGCACAAATGTATAAAGGTAGCGCCGATTGGAAACCAATTGCCGAAGTAAAAAATAATCCGAGAATGCACATTCCTGTTTTTGGAAATGGCGATGTAGATTCTCCAGAAAAAGCTATGGAAATGCGGGATAGTTATGGATTAGATGGAGCGATGATTGGACGCGCAAGTATTGGAAACCCATGGTTTTTTAAACAAGTAAAACATTTTTTTGAAACCGGACAACATCTCGCTCCTATAACTATTCAAGAGCGTGTAGAAGCTGCTCGCAGACATTTACAAATGGCAATAGACTGGAAAGGGGAAATTCTAGGTGTTTTTGAAACTAGAAGACACTACACCAATTATTTTAAAGGCATTCCACATTTTAAAGAATACCGAACCAAAATGGTAACTAGCGATAAGCCTGAAGATGTTTTTTCAGCTTTTGATGAGGTTTTAGAAAAGTTTGGAGATTACCAGTTTACTTTATAG
- a CDS encoding DUF4345 domain-containing protein, with product MIKNQQDFINKIHLIISVCIVVPVAFVYGFNPNSQFNIQLNTIDEHNFFKAIMGLYLGFSALWVLGILKKEFLKTALVTNIVFMLGLGIGRLLSLFLDGSPTFGFQFGAFAELFLGLYGAWVFSKYYKKP from the coding sequence ATGATTAAGAATCAACAAGATTTTATTAATAAAATTCACTTAATAATCTCTGTTTGCATTGTAGTTCCTGTAGCTTTTGTTTATGGTTTTAATCCTAATTCACAATTCAATATTCAATTAAACACTATTGATGAACATAATTTTTTTAAAGCCATAATGGGTTTGTACCTAGGGTTTTCTGCTTTATGGGTTTTAGGAATTTTAAAAAAAGAGTTTTTAAAAACAGCATTGGTAACTAACATAGTTTTTATGTTGGGATTAGGAATAGGTAGGCTACTGAGTTTGTTTCTAGATGGTTCACCAACCTTTGGTTTTCAGTTTGGTGCATTTGCTGAGTTGTTTTTAGGACTTTATGGGGCTTGGGTATTTAGTAAGTATTACAAAAAACCTTAA
- a CDS encoding M20/M25/M40 family metallo-hydrolase, with amino-acid sequence MKNLLTIIFLVILVSCKSESTKKVTINEDVEYLSSDALQGRQTGSDGEKAAADYIANRFKNLGLEPKGANDYFQTFTFKPKTNPHQKVNYTVKAGDSTITGTNVIGFINHNVENTVVIGAHYDHLGYGAEGSLHRGEKAIHNGADDNASGVAVLLNLADKLKEVNTGNNYLFIAFSGEEMGLLGSNYFVKNATIKTKKVNYMINMDMVGRLKADSTLAVYGVGTSPILKQTLNAHNENFKLIQKESGVGPSDHTSFYNADIPVMHFFTGQHEDYHKPSDDFDKLNYEGMQTISNYIFEVITDLDDNGKLPFRKTKNESEETPRFKVGLGVIPDYLFDGKGMRIDGISEDKPAQKAGLEKGDIVVKLGDSTVTDMMSYMRALSTFNAGDKTKVVVDRSGEKLELPVQF; translated from the coding sequence ATGAAAAACCTCCTAACAATCATTTTTTTAGTGATTCTAGTGTCTTGTAAATCAGAATCCACAAAAAAAGTAACCATAAATGAAGATGTTGAATATTTATCTAGCGATGCTTTACAGGGTCGACAAACAGGGAGCGATGGCGAAAAAGCAGCAGCAGATTATATTGCAAATCGGTTTAAAAATTTAGGTTTAGAACCTAAAGGAGCTAACGATTATTTTCAAACGTTTACGTTTAAACCCAAAACAAACCCGCATCAAAAAGTGAATTATACTGTAAAAGCAGGAGACAGTACAATTACAGGAACCAATGTTATAGGGTTTATAAACCATAATGTTGAAAACACTGTTGTAATTGGCGCTCATTACGATCATTTAGGTTATGGAGCAGAAGGGTCTTTGCATAGAGGTGAGAAAGCTATTCATAATGGCGCAGACGATAATGCTAGTGGTGTTGCGGTACTTTTAAATTTAGCAGATAAACTTAAAGAAGTCAATACGGGAAACAATTATTTATTCATAGCTTTTTCTGGGGAAGAAATGGGTTTATTAGGATCAAACTATTTTGTTAAAAATGCAACCATTAAAACCAAGAAAGTGAATTATATGATTAATATGGATATGGTTGGACGATTAAAAGCCGATAGTACTTTAGCAGTTTATGGTGTTGGTACGTCTCCAATATTAAAACAGACTTTAAATGCACATAACGAAAACTTTAAATTAATTCAAAAAGAATCTGGTGTTGGACCAAGTGATCACACATCGTTTTACAATGCAGATATTCCTGTAATGCATTTTTTTACTGGTCAGCATGAAGATTATCATAAACCAAGTGATGATTTTGATAAGTTGAATTATGAAGGGATGCAAACCATTTCTAACTATATTTTTGAAGTTATTACAGACCTTGATGATAATGGGAAATTACCATTTAGAAAAACTAAAAATGAAAGTGAAGAAACTCCTCGTTTTAAAGTTGGTTTAGGAGTAATACCAGATTATTTGTTTGATGGAAAAGGTATGCGTATAGATGGTATAAGTGAAGATAAACCAGCACAAAAAGCAGGTTTGGAAAAAGGCGATATTGTTGTAAAGCTAGGTGATAGCACGGTAACTGACATGATGAGTTATATGAGAGCTTTATCAACGTTTAACGCAGGAGATAAAACAAAAGTTGTGGTTGATAGAAGTGGAGAAAAACTTGAGTTACCAGTGCAATTTTAA
- the lepA gene encoding translation elongation factor 4 codes for MKNIRNFCIIAHIDHGKSTLADRLLDFTGSVTAREKQDQLLDSMDLERERGITIKSHAIQMDYEYNGEKYVLNLIDTPGHVDFSYEVSRSIAACEGALLIVDAAQSIQAQTISNLYLALENDLEIIPVLNKVDLPSANPEEVTDDIVDLLGCDPEEVIHASGKTGFGVDNILAAIIERVPAPKGDPNAPLQALIFDSVYNTFRGIETYFRVFNGEIKKGQHIKFVATNKDYYADEVGTLKLTQVAKQSVKTGDVGYLITGIKTAKEVKVGDTITDFAKPTTNIVEGFEDVKPMVFAGIYPVDTEDYEELRNSMEKLQLNDASLVFQPESSAALGFGFRCGFLGMLHMEIIQERLEREFDMTVITTVPNVSYHAYTNKNPDEIIIVNNPSDLPDPSTLNRVEEPYIKATIITKADFIGNVMSLCIEKRGIITNQTYLTTERVELTFEMPLAEIVFDFYDRLKTVSKGYASFDYHPIGMKTSKLVRLDILLNAQPVDALSALIHADNAQSIGRKMCEKLKELIPRQQFDIPIQAAIGAKIISRETIKALRKDVTAKCYGGDISRKRKLLEKQKKGKKRMRQVGNVEIPQQAFMAVLKLND; via the coding sequence ATGAAGAATATTAGAAACTTTTGCATTATTGCACATATAGATCACGGAAAAAGTACTCTTGCAGATCGTTTGCTTGATTTTACGGGTTCGGTAACCGCTAGAGAAAAACAAGACCAACTTTTAGATAGTATGGATTTGGAGCGTGAACGTGGTATAACCATTAAATCACATGCCATTCAAATGGATTATGAATACAATGGTGAAAAATATGTATTGAATTTAATTGACACTCCAGGTCACGTAGATTTTAGCTACGAAGTTTCTAGAAGTATTGCAGCATGTGAAGGCGCTTTACTAATTGTTGATGCGGCACAAAGTATACAGGCACAAACGATTTCTAATTTATATTTAGCTTTAGAAAACGACTTAGAAATTATTCCTGTTTTAAATAAAGTAGATTTACCAAGTGCAAACCCAGAAGAGGTTACAGACGATATTGTAGATTTATTAGGCTGCGACCCAGAAGAAGTTATTCACGCTAGTGGAAAAACAGGTTTTGGAGTAGACAATATTTTAGCTGCTATTATAGAGCGTGTTCCTGCTCCAAAAGGAGACCCAAATGCTCCTTTACAAGCTTTAATTTTTGATTCTGTTTACAACACTTTTAGAGGTATTGAAACCTATTTTAGAGTGTTTAACGGTGAAATTAAAAAAGGGCAGCACATTAAGTTTGTTGCTACAAATAAAGATTATTATGCCGATGAGGTAGGCACTTTAAAACTTACCCAAGTTGCAAAACAAAGTGTAAAAACAGGTGATGTAGGTTATTTAATTACTGGTATTAAAACCGCTAAAGAAGTAAAAGTTGGAGATACCATTACCGATTTTGCAAAACCAACGACTAACATTGTTGAAGGTTTTGAAGATGTAAAACCTATGGTTTTTGCTGGTATTTATCCTGTAGATACAGAGGATTATGAAGAGCTTCGTAATTCTATGGAAAAGCTTCAATTAAACGATGCTTCTTTGGTGTTTCAACCAGAAAGTTCTGCTGCATTAGGTTTTGGTTTCCGTTGTGGGTTCTTAGGGATGCTTCACATGGAAATTATTCAAGAGCGTTTAGAACGTGAGTTTGACATGACTGTTATTACCACAGTTCCTAACGTATCTTACCATGCTTACACAAATAAAAACCCTGATGAGATTATTATTGTAAATAACCCATCAGACTTACCAGATCCTTCAACTTTAAATCGTGTTGAAGAACCTTATATAAAAGCTACCATAATTACGAAAGCCGATTTTATTGGTAACGTAATGTCGCTGTGTATTGAGAAACGTGGTATTATCACAAATCAAACCTACTTAACGACAGAACGTGTTGAGTTGACTTTTGAAATGCCTTTAGCTGAAATTGTTTTTGATTTTTATGATAGATTAAAAACGGTTTCAAAAGGTTATGCGTCTTTTGATTATCATCCAATTGGTATGAAAACATCAAAGTTAGTACGATTAGATATTTTATTAAATGCACAACCTGTTGATGCGCTTTCTGCTTTAATTCATGCAGATAATGCTCAAAGTATTGGTAGAAAAATGTGTGAAAAGTTAAAAGAATTAATTCCGCGTCAACAATTTGATATTCCTATTCAGGCTGCAATTGGAGCTAAAATTATTTCCAGAGAAACCATAAAAGCGCTTCGTAAAGATGTAACCGCTAAATGTTATGGTGGAGATATTTCGCGTAAACGTAAATTACTTGAAAAACAGAAAAAAGGTAAAAAACGTATGCGACAAGTAGGAAATGTTGAAATACCTCAGCAAGCATTTATGGCTGTATTGAAGCTCAACGATTAG